From the Bacillus sp. FJAT-22090 genome, the window GGATTCCTTGTGAGGTCCTTACATAAAATTCTTGTTGATCGAATCGTTCAATAGATTTAACCGATGTTAGATCCATTCTTTTACGATTTCTTAAGGAAATAACGTGGTCCCCCGATGGAATAGTAATTGTTTGATTTTCTGCTTGAAATTGCATTTATACTCTCTCCTCTCCTTGTCCTCTCTTTGTATTGTATGCACGTAAAAAAAAAGCATGACAAATGCCACGCTTTTTATTTTATAAAATTTATTTGTTTTCTATTTTTTAATCTTCATCATCAATAAATGCTGGATCTACTTTTTCTAATCTCTCTTCTTTTGTTATCGTGAACATCGATGCAGCTTCCTCTTTTTTAGCAGAATCTCTTATCGCATCAACAATAGCAGTTACTACCTTTTGACCAAATCGAATAGATAGTTCATCTCCCGCCTTTACATCGGAGCTTGCCTTCGCCACTTTTCCATTTATCGTAATTCTTCCTTGATCTGCAACCTCTTTTGCAAGTGTTCTACGCTTAATCAATCGAGAAACTTTTAAAAATTTATCTAATCTCATAACAACACTACCTCTCTAATTTCTTTGCATCTTTCCAAAAAGAATCGAGCTCTTCCAGATTATAATGAGTAAAGTCTCCTTTTCCCTTTTTAACACTCGACTCAATATATTGGAATCTCCTTTTAAACTTTTCATTTGCTTGCATGATCGCTTGCTCTGGAGATAAGCCGTAAAAACGAGCTAAATTAACGAGCGTAAACAATACATCCCCTAACTCATCCGTCTGCGTATCTATATTGCCATCTTTTAACTCTTTCTTCCATTCTTTTAGCTCTTCATCGAACTTTTCCCATGCTCCAGATACATCTGGCCAATCAAAACCAACTTTTGCTACTTTCTTTTGAAAATTATAAGAAGTAAGCAACGAAGAATCTGCACGCAATTCCCCATCTAGCAATGACTCGTTATGTTCTTTCTTCTCTTGCGCTTTAATTTGCTGCCAATTACGAAGCACATCTTCTGAATTTGTGGCGATCACATCTCCAAAAACATGGGGATGTCTGCGAATCATTTTATTGGATACTGACTCTAGTACATCCTCTAAGCTGAAATATCCATTATCTTCTCCAATTTGAGCATGTAAAAATACTTGTAATAGCACATCGCCGAGTTCCTCAACAATATGATCATCGTCTTCTTCATCTATTGCCTGTAATAATTCATACACTTCTTCTACGGCATATTTCTTTAGCGTCGTATGTGTTTGTTCCTTATCCCATGGACATCCATTAGGACCACGTAAATCAGCTACAATTTTACGTAGGGTTTGCCATTCCTTTAATCTATTTTCTTGCTGGAGTATAGGAGGAACGTATAATGTTGTTAAATTATCGAGTTCCATTACTCGATCTAGCTCATATAAAGGCACTTTCGTTAACTTTTCCTGAGCTGAACCAGCTGCAGTGACGATAGTAACGACATATTCATCTGGATATTTTTCCATGAGCGTAAGCTTCACTTCGGAGGCGCTAAACGCATCATAAACTTGTCCGATTAATACGTGCGCATTCATTTGAATGTCGTCACGTTTTAAGCTTGTACCATCTAAAAGCTGAAATCCTTCGATAGGATCTATTCTTAACGCGCCAAAAATAGGGTCTAAAAAGCTTTGTCCACCTTCAATATTAATTTTCGCTTTGCCTTGTTGCTCCGCTTCAATAAGTAATTGTACAGTTTGTTCAGCTACTAATGGGTGTCCGGGTACTGCGTACGTAACAGGGTTAGCAATTGCTAACTGAAGTAAAGTTTTCACAATCTCCTCATAAACACCTTCAAATTGATCATTCTTTTCATAAATTTCATCGAAGCTTTTCCATGTAAGTCCTTCTGTTTTTAATTCTTGCAAAACAGGATGCTGCTCCGTACGAACATATAAATGTTCTGATGCTTTTAGCTTTTTATATATACCTAGAGGCAATTGATCTAAATCGCTTGCCCCGAGGCCAATAATGGTAATTTCATTCATCTGCTCACAACCTTACTTTTCTTTATTCAACCATAGTTGAAATGTAGCCATTCTTCGTCCAAAAGGCAATAAAAACCACTCTTTTTCTCCGATTACACGTCTTTTTGCAATGATTAGTAAGAAAATGGTTGCTCCAAGTGTTACAGCGCTAATAGAAATAACGACAGACTGTAGTCGACTGGATAAACTATCGAAGAGTATAGCATCTGCCACCCACACATACGCGGTTACACAGATTACCATCATAAGCGAAGCAATTCCAATGCCTTTATAAAAGGAAATAGAGGCAAACGAAATGTTCCAGTTCTTTTTAAAATAATAAAACATCATTAAAAATACAATCGCTAAACTAATATTTCCTGCTATTGCTGCACCAACAATCCCATAAGATGAGACAAGCATACCATTTAATAGCCATTTACAAAATACGCCAACCAGTAAAAATAAAGTAGGGATTTTTACTTTCCCACTTCCTTGAAGCATAGCCATCAACGTTAATATTAAGGACATCCATATTATTTGACATGCAAATACCATCAAAGTGAAGGACTCAGCTCTAGTTTGGAATAACATTTCATTTACATAAGGTAAAACTACAATCAACCCTAATGCTGCAGCAAATCCAAAGGTGAAAGCGACACGGTATGTAAGCTGCATGAAAGGGATAGCCGTTCTTCCCTTTTCTTTATTGATTCGATGTGCAACTAACGGAACTATCGCTAAAGATAAAGTAGAGGCAATAACAATTCCTAATTGGACTAGCGGCTGTCCTCGATCATAAATTCCTTTCATCTCCATCGCTTGTTGCTTTTCCAAGCCGCTTTCTACTAACGTTTGAAAAATAGTAAAAGAATCCACCAACTGAAAAAGTAAAAACAATAGCGCACTAATACTTGCACTAATACTAACAATGGTCAAATCCTTTACAATTGGCCAAATTGGAACTACTTGTTTCGGTTTGTTTGTATGAAGATTTCCTAATCCTCTCCAATATACATAAGAAAGAAAAACAACACCTGCTAGTTCCCCTGCCACTGCACCATACATTGCCATACTGCCAGCCTTGTATAAATCAAAACTAGTAGAAACGACAATCCATGTACCTAATAAAATGATAATCACTCGTACTGCTTGCTCGATCACTTGTGCATAAGCAACCGGCTGCATCTTGCCATCTGCTTGAAACTTTCCTTTTAACACAGCCAGCATTGGCATTAACAAAATAACATAGGAACCCGCTTTTAATAACGGAGCTAACTGGACATCACCCATTGTACTTGCAAGAAATTCAGCTCCGGCAAATAGTAAAAGAAAAAATAGAATTGAAATGATTCCAATAAAAACGAAAGCAATTTGTATAATTCTTGGAATAGCTTCATCATTTTTGGTAGCTTTATATTCTGATAGTATTTTTGACAATGCAACGGCAAATCCAAAAGAAGTCCAAGTTGTTACAATACCAATGAACGGATAAACCTGTTGGTAAATATAAAATCCTTCATCTCCAACCAAATTTTGAAATGGAACACGATAAACAGCGCTTAATAGCTTTACAATAATCGCTGCAATCGTCAACATGGCTGCGCCCTTCATATACGTTTTCATGTTCCATTCGTTACTCATTTCCTTCATCCTTCTTCCATCTCTCAATGCAACTATTATACATGAATATAAAATAAACAGCATATCTCCAGGGAATGAGCAACACAAACAGACATGGAAAAAGGCCTTTCTCTATTAATAGAAAAAGACCTTCGATAAATTAAGTTTCCATTTGTTTTGCTAAGAAATTTGCTGCTGTTTCGACTGCTTTTAACTCTGCTTCCCCAACAAAATGGACTTTAGAAATTAAAAAGACAGCGCCTATTGGATCTCCAGATGAGATAATTGGAGCAATACAGTAGGATTTGACTGATTCAAAAACCCCTGGTACCCATTCTACTGAGTTTTCATGTTTTTCCGTAACAATAGAACGTTTACTAACGATTTCTTCTACATCTGGGCTTAGTCTTCTATTTAGATAATCTTTTTTGGATAAACCTGCCACTGCAATCATTTCGTCACGATCACTTATTAATACCGGAGTACCTAGCGTTTCGTATAATGTTTCTGCATACTCTTTTGCAAAATCCCCGAGTTCATTGATAGGTGAGTATTTTTTTAGTATTACTTCACCTTCTCTATCCGTAAAAATTTCCAGTGGATCACCTTCACGGATGCGAAGCGTTCTGCGAATTTCTTTCGGAATTACTACTCTACCTAAATCATCAATGCGTCGTACGATGCCTGTTGCTTTCATGTAATGTGCCTCACTTTCGACTGATTGGGTATTAATTTTCATTTCTGCCATAGTATGCATCACATTACCATAAAATATGCAAAGTGCTAATTCACTTCAGACTTTTCTTTTTTTGCCTCAGGCAACAACCGCATCATCTCTTCTAACACATCAAAAGGATTAAACTTCCCTGTTTTACGTTCATCGATTGTAATGACCAAATTTCGATTATCCATGTTAAATCCAATTGCACGACCATATTTCATCGACTTTTCAACAAGCATGGCACCATCAATGTTTTGTGTACCCTCGGTACTGAATCGAATAGACACAATCTTGTTTACTTCTTTGATTGATTCGACTCCTACATCTTTACCCCAAACTTTCATACGAGCAATTCGTAGCAATTTTTCTGCTTCCAGGGGAATGTCTCCAAAACGGTCTTGCAGCTCATCAACAAGGTCCATATATTCCTCTTCCTTGTCCATTGCTTTAACACGTTTATACATCTGGATTTTTTGATATCCATCTGGAATATATTCGTCAGAAATATAAGCATCTGTCGATAAAACAATTTCTAAATCTTGTATTTCTTCTTTCTTTATACCTGTTCGTTTTTCCTCAATTGCATCTTCAAGCATCTGTGTATATAAGTCGAAACCAACGGAATCAATAAACCCATGTTGTTGAGAACCTAATAGATTCCCTGCTCCTCGAATAGACAAATCACGCATTGCGATTTTAAATCCGGAGCCAAGCTCTGTAAATTCCTTAATTGCTTGTAATCTTTTTTCCGCAACATCCGTCAATACCTTATCTCGTTGATGCATTAAATAAGCATAAGCTACTCGATTCGAGCGTCCTACTCGACCACGAAGTTGATAAAGCTGCGATAATCCCATTTTATCAGCATCATGTATGATAAGCGTATTCACATTTGGTATATCAATCCCTGTTTCAATAATAGTTGTTGTTACGAGTACATCATATTCCCCTTCTAAAAAGCTAATAATGACAGACTCTAGTTCTGTTTCAGGCATTTGTCCATGCGCAAAACCTACTCTTGCAGTTGGAACTAACATTTGAATTTCATCTACTTTTCGAGTAATGTCTTCCACCCGGTTGTATAAATAAAACGCCTGTCCTCCCCTTGCTAGCTCTCTTTCTATTGCTTCACGTACAAGTGCACCGTTATATTCCATCACATACGTTTGGACTGGGAAACGATTTTTAGGCGGTGTTTCGATAACAGATAAATCCCGCACTCCAATCATTGACATATGCAATGTCCGAGGTATTGGAGTTGCAGTTAGCGTAAGTACATCTACATTTGTTTTTAATTGTTTTATCTTTTCTTTATGCTTTACTCCGAATCGCTGCTCTTCATCGACAACTAATAGCCCTAAATCTCGATACACAACGTCCTTGGATAGAATACGATGTGTACCGACTATGACATCTACCATCCCTTTTTTTAATCCATTAATCGTCTCTGTTTGCTGTTTTTTAGTACGGAAACGGCTAAGTAAACCAACTTCAATAGGGAACTCTTGAAAACGTTCTAACATTGTCTCGTAATGCTGTTGAGCAAGAATAGTAGTTGGACATAAAAAGGCAACCTGTTTTCCTTCCATTACCGCTTTAAAGGCGGCACGTATAGCTACTTCTGTTTTTCCATAACCAACATCTCCACAAATTAGACGATCCATCGGTCGTGGTTTTTCCATATCTTTTTTTACTTCTTGTATTGAACGAAGCTGATCATCCGTTTCTTCATATGGAAAAGCAGCCTCGAAGGATTGCTGCATTTCACCGTCCGGCTCAAATGCATATCCAACTTCCGATTCACGCTTTGCATAAAGTTTTATTAACTCATCCGCAATATCTTGAACAGCTGCAGATACTTTTGATTTTGTCTTTTTCCAATCCGCTCCGCCTAGTTTATGTAGCTTCGGATCCTTCTCCCCAGAAGCAACATACTTCTGAATAAGATCAATTTGGTCCACAGGAACAAATAGCTTATCTTCTCCACGGTAGCGTATGTGTAAATAATCTTTATGAATACCATTAACTAAAAGCGTTTCTATTCCGATATATTTCCCAATCCCATGATGTATATGTACAACATTATCGCCAGGCTTTATTTCCGAATAGCTTTTAATGCGCTCTGCATTCGTTACTTTTTGTGTTCTTGCTTTTCTCTTATGTTTTTGTTTAAATAACTCAGAATCGGTAATGACAGCAATGCGTTGGAGCGGTAATTCAAAACCAGCTTCCAAATCTCCGTCCACAATAAAAATTCCGGAGTTTTTCAAATCCTCCCCAGAAGCTCCAATCTTTGAAACTATTTCGTAATCTTCTAAAACAGTATGAACCTTTTGGACACGCTCTTTACCGTCAGCTAGAATTACTACTCGAAACTTTCCTTGTGAAAAACGATCAATCTCATTTTTCAATAGATGCATTTGTCCATGAAAGTTTTGCATTGGCTTACAGGAAAAGCCGATATTTTTTTTAATCGTTATACCTGAAAACGTACGAGAAAATAATGAAAAATATAATTTTTCATTTGGAAGCATCTGAATAATCTCTTTTAAATTATAAGAAGGTTTTACATCATGAACCGTTTTACCCTCCTCTAATAGAGCTAAAAACCAATCATTTTCTTCTCTTTCAAGTGTTTCGGTAACTTCTTGAATTCTTCCAAGCTCATCAAATAAAACCATTCCATTAGCATCGAAATAATTACCTAAAAAGCTATTATGTTCATCAAGCAACGACACGTACTTCATAAATTCTTTCGGCTGCTCACCTTGTTTTAAAAGTTCGATATCATGCTGGATATTTTGATAAAATTGCTCTTTCATTTCCGCTATTTTTACTTTTTTTAGACTTTCCGCTAAAGATTCTTCCAATTTATCGGCAAGTAATTTCTTTTTATTCTCAGTTAATACATATTCAGTAGCTGGTAATATTCGAATATCCTTTAATTTTTCTAATGAACGTTGGTCCTCTGCGGAAAATGTTCGAATAGAGTCTACCTCCGTATCAAACAACTCTATACGAATTGGGTGCTCTAAATAGAGTGGGTATATATCTACAATCCCACCTCTTAAAGCAAATTCACCAGGTGCAGTAACCATTGGTTGACGAACATAGCCCATATTTATAAGACTTTGTAATAGTGTATCTAACACTATTTCCTCGCCTTCCGATATGGAGACTGTGCTCTCTCGCCAATCCTTCACAGATGGCATATGTTTTTTAAGTCCAGCTATCGGCACAATATATACTCCATTTTTTTTCGATAGCATGTGATCTAACGTTTCGATTCTTTGTGCCCGTAACTCTGGACTAGCTATGGAAATGTCTGCAGCTATAAGCTCATCCGCAGGAAATAAGCGTACTAAATCTTCTCCAACTAGTTTTACTAAATCTTCCGTTAGCTTTTGAGCATGAAGTAAATTTGGTGTAACAATAAGAATAGCTTTTTTACGTGTACTATAGAGCATTTTACTAAAAACAGCTCTCGCACTGCCAGAGAGTCCTGTTATGAGCTGCTGATCTTGGCCGCTCTCTAATTCTTTTAATAGTTTTTGTATATGTGAATCTTCCCGTAATATATTGCTTAAAAGCTCCATTTCAATCCCCCGTTTTATAAGAAAAGCGTAAGGCGCCTGTATAGCCGCGAATGCTATTACTAATGCATAATAAGAAGATTAGTATTAGACTACTTAGCGGCTGGCACCAGTAACTAGACAATTAAAAAGTAGAAAACTGTAGGTGCCTTTTATCTACCCTGATAGACAACTTCAAAACAGAAAAAGGCTTTGCACACTATACCGTGCCAAAGCAACTCTACTGTATCCACTTTTTTAATGCATAGTAATTCGGAAATTTTTGGAGAGAACTTTGACACTCTTCACAAATACACTGTACTGTGAAATCCCCCTCATTTCCAAGTTCTATATATAAATCTTTTTCTTCAGGTGTTATTTCATTTTTTTTCAAAAAATGCTCATCTATAGAGTCCAAAGGCAATTGGCCTATTTCTGTTTCACAATGTCGACATTTATATCGTATGGTCATGCCCAAAACCTCCTTTTTAGGAAGTATAGGCCTAGACGTCATAATTTATGCACCATTATAAATATTCATCACTTCTAAAAAGGTTTTTGATAGCCACGCTTCACATGCATCGGCACTTTTTTTAACTGCATGTGCCATATCTGATTTTTCTTCTTCTGTGAATTTTGATAAAACATAATCAGGTACTTTCATTCCATTTTTAGGACGATCAATTCCAATACGAATTCGATTAAACTCCTGTGTACCTAAATGATGAATAAGAGATTTTATTCCATTATGACCTCCTGCACTTCCTTTTTGACGAAGACGGAGCTTTCCTACCTGTAAATCTAAATCATCATAAATAACGACAATCTCATCATTCTCAACGTTATAATAATCCATCATTGGTACAACGCACTCTCCAGATAAATTCATATACGTCAATGGTTTCAATAGCATCACTTTTTCTGTTCCGATATGAGCAACGCCATACATACCATTAAATTTTGATTGAGTCAGTGGAGTATTTAATCGATCAGCTAATTCATCTATAACATGAAAGCCTATATTGTGTCTGGTTGCCTCGTATTGTTTACCTGGATTCCCTAAACCGATGATGATTTTCATTCGTTTTCCATTCCTTTAATTACGTATTTCATTTATTTTAACATATACATAGAGAAAAACGCAGATTCTTCTGCGTTACAGACTGTAGACAAACTCGAATTTATTTTATATAGGATAGACTGGTTTTTCGAATCTTACCACTCGCTTTCCGCAGGCGAGCGCCAAGCCGCTTGGGCCAACACGATGTTGGTCATGAAGGCGTTGAGGCCCATAAGATGTGGGTCATGCAATCGTTGCCGTAGAATGCGGCGAACTTAGATTGCCTTCCATTTGATGAGGCGTACTTAGTCTTCCTTCCTTAAGCTGAGAGCACTGAAAAAGTCCTCAATGAGATTTCATAACAGTATTTACGTTCCAGGCGGACGCGTTCCGCCGGCATGGCTTCAGCCGCTTCCCTCGCTCGCTCGGTCCAGGGTCTTCAGCTCATGCTATTCCGGCTGGAGTCGCCGCCTTCCACTCCAATTAATATCAGTTTTTCAATTAGAAAACCATCCTGCCATTAATAGAGCAATTTTTATCACTTATATTTTTTCAATTAGTATTTATAGAAAATCGTTGGAAAAGGCGACACTCCTGCGGGAATAGCGTTAGCTGAAGACCCCGCAGCGTAGCGAGGAGGCTAAGGCAACGCCCGCGGAAAGGGAGCCGTTTCAACGATTTTCCTATTTATCGGACGACATTATTTAGTAAAGTCAAATTCTATTGACTTTTTCAGTATCCTCGCTAAGCAATACCTATTGTTTTTTTCTATTTTACTCAGGAAGAATAATCTTGATGTAATGAAAATGATGACAAAAAAACAAAATAACAACGATACCATTTATCCAACAGTCTTTTGTCTTCAATCTGAAACGCAGATTCTTATGCGTTAACAACTACAGAGAAAAAGAGATTGCCTTTTTGAGACAACCTCTTTTCTTTTAAAATTATTCTTCTGTTTTTGCTTCTTCAGTATCATTATTTTCTTCGGCTTCAGCATCTGTCATCTCTGTTTCTTCCTCTTCTACGCGAGGTGCTGAGACAGTCACTAATGTATAATCATCTTCATTTAAAATTGTATAGTTTGTTTTGTCGCGAATATCAGCAATAGTGATTGTATCACCAATTGCCATGTTCGTTACATCCACGTCAATACTATCTGGAATATCAGAAGGTTTTACTGTAATGGTTACTTCTCTGTTAGGTTGCTGAAGCGTTCCGCCCTCAGAAACTCCTACCGATTCACCAATGACATTAACCAAGACGTTCACTTCTAACTCTTCCTTCATATTAATCGCTAAAAAGTCCGCATGGATCATTTGACCTTTTAGGATATTCATTTGGTAGTCATTCAAAACGACGTTTACTTGTTTTCCGTCTACTTCTAGTTTCATGACTCCATTGCGTCCAACTTCTCGAATGGTTTTAGCTAAATCCTTCTCATCTACAGCAATAGATTGTGATTCCATTTGAAAACCATAAACTACAGCTGGGATGAAACCATTTTTCCTTAGTTGTGCATTTTCTTTATGCTCACGTTTTTTTGTTTTAACCAATGTATTCATCTATATCCATCCTCCTAAAAGTTCTTATCCTTATTAGATATATACCCATTATGAGGATGTTTCAAACGCTGGTAAGATTAATCAAATAAAGTACTTACTGACTTCTCTTCGAAAACGCGGACGATTGCATCGCCTAATAATTTTGCAACAGACAATTCTTTAATCTTAGGTGAAGTTTTATCTTCTGCAAGTTGAATAGAATTTGTAATAACTAACTCTTTAATAACAGAGTTATCTATACGTTCGATTGCTGGTCCAGATAATACAGGGTGTGTACAGCAAGCATAAACTTCTTTTGCACCACTTTCCATCAATGCTTTAGCAGCAATAGAAATAGTTCCAGCAGTATCGATAATATCATCAATTAGAATTGCCGTTTTTCCTTCTACATTACCAACGATATTCATTACTTCAGCAACGTTCGGACGAGGACGACGCTTATCGATAATAGCGATTGGAGCTTTCAAACGGTCTGCCATTTTACGAGCACGCGTAACTCCACCGTGGTCTGGTGATACAATAACAATTTCGGATGGATCTAAGTTTTTACCTAAGAAATAGTCAGATAAAATAGGTGAAGCAACTAAATGATCAATTGGAATATCAAAGAATCCTTGTATTTGTGGAGCATGTAAATCTAGCACGATTGCGCGTGTAGCTCCAGCCGTAGTTAATAGGTTTGCAACTAACTTCGCTGTGATTGGTTCACGTGCACGTGCTTTTCTATCTTGTCGAGCATATCCATAATAAGGTAAAACCACACTAACAGTACGAGCGGAAGCACGTTTTACTGCATCAAGCATGATTAATAATTCCATAATATGCTCATTTACAGGGCCAGAAGTGGATTGAACGATAAATACGTCACAACCACGGATACTTTCATCGATATTGATTTGAACTTCTCCATCACTAAATCTAGTAACTGTACTTTTTCCTAGCGGAACCCCTACTTCTTTTGCAATTTCTTCTGCTAACTTTTTATTAGAATTTAAAGTGAATATTTTCAATTTCGAATTTTTATATTGTTCTGGCATGATAATCCTCCTGAGTAGTGGGTTAATTTATTTTAGTTTATTTACATAGCCTTCTTTATTTTCTTGTCTAGCTCGACCAATCGCAAGAGCTTCTCCAGGCACATCATTTGTAATAGTAGAACCAGCAGCAACATACGAATTTTTGCCAATTGTTACTGGCGCTATTAAATTGGAGTTACAGCCAACAAAGGAATCATCTTCGATTGTAGTTTTAAACTTATTTTTACCATCGTAATTCACTGTTATGGTTCCACAACCTATATTCACATTTGAACCAATAGATGCGTCTCCCATATAGCTTAGATGTGAAATTTTACTTCCATTCCCTACTGTAGACTTTTTCACTTCTACAAAGTTTCCAATCTTCACATCATTTCCAACGTCTGACTGTGGTCGGATATGTGCAAACGGTCCGATTGAGGTATGATCGCCTACTTCGCTTGATAGAACAACCGAAGAATGAATAGTTGTTCCATTTCCAATTACACTTGAAACAATATGACTATTTGGTCCAATTGTGCAATTTTCTCCGATTATAGTCTTCCCTTCAATAATGACTCCAGGCTGAATAACAGTATCGGCACCTATTACTGCGTCGCTACTAATGTATGTATTCTGAGGATCTATGATTGTTACACCTTCACGCATATGATGATGTGCAATACGAGATCGCATAATTTGTTCTGCTTGAGAAAGGGCGATTCGATCATTTATTCCCAAAATTTCATCAAAATCTTTTGCTGCAAAAGCAGAAATTACTTCGCCTTCTTTTTGTAAAATCTCAATTACATCTGGTAAATAATATTCGCCTTGAGCATTTTCATTTTTTACTAATTTTAACGATTTAAATAATGCTTGATTATCAAAACAATATGTTCCCGAGTTAATCTCATTGACAAGTTGTTCATCTGATGTAGCATCTTTTTGTTCTACGATACTTTTAACATTTCCATCCTCTGAACGAATAATTCTTCCGTAACCAGTAGGATCATTCGCAATTGCTGTAAGAATGGTTGCTTTGGCACCTGATTGTTTATGGTGATTCAATAAGTCGCTCATTGTTT encodes:
- the glmU gene encoding bifunctional UDP-N-acetylglucosamine diphosphorylase/glucosamine-1-phosphate N-acetyltransferase GlmU, whose product is MTNTYAVVLAAGKGTRMKSSLYKVLHPVCGKPMVEHVVENMEKLGVDKIVTVVGHGAETVQSELGNRSEYSLQAEQLGTAHAVLQAETALATLSGTTIVICGDTPLITAETMSDLLNHHKQSGAKATILTAIANDPTGYGRIIRSEDGNVKSIVEQKDATSDEQLVNEINSGTYCFDNQALFKSLKLVKNENAQGEYYLPDVIEILQKEGEVISAFAAKDFDEILGINDRIALSQAEQIMRSRIAHHHMREGVTIIDPQNTYISSDAVIGADTVIQPGVIIEGKTIIGENCTIGPNSHIVSSVIGNGTTIHSSVVLSSEVGDHTSIGPFAHIRPQSDVGNDVKIGNFVEVKKSTVGNGSKISHLSYMGDASIGSNVNIGCGTITVNYDGKNKFKTTIEDDSFVGCNSNLIAPVTIGKNSYVAAGSTITNDVPGEALAIGRARQENKEGYVNKLK
- a CDS encoding ribose-phosphate diphosphokinase, with amino-acid sequence MPEQYKNSKLKIFTLNSNKKLAEEIAKEVGVPLGKSTVTRFSDGEVQINIDESIRGCDVFIVQSTSGPVNEHIMELLIMLDAVKRASARTVSVVLPYYGYARQDRKARAREPITAKLVANLLTTAGATRAIVLDLHAPQIQGFFDIPIDHLVASPILSDYFLGKNLDPSEIVIVSPDHGGVTRARKMADRLKAPIAIIDKRRPRPNVAEVMNIVGNVEGKTAILIDDIIDTAGTISIAAKALMESGAKEVYACCTHPVLSGPAIERIDNSVIKELVITNSIQLAEDKTSPKIKELSVAKLLGDAIVRVFEEKSVSTLFD
- a CDS encoding 50S ribosomal protein L25/general stress protein Ctc; this translates as MNTLVKTKKREHKENAQLRKNGFIPAVVYGFQMESQSIAVDEKDLAKTIREVGRNGVMKLEVDGKQVNVVLNDYQMNILKGQMIHADFLAINMKEELEVNVLVNVIGESVGVSEGGTLQQPNREVTITVKPSDIPDSIDVDVTNMAIGDTITIADIRDKTNYTILNEDDYTLVTVSAPRVEEEETEMTDAEAEENNDTEEAKTEE